From Methanospirillum lacunae, a single genomic window includes:
- a CDS encoding S8 family peptidase, whose product MGSYETYCRRYSVSGIVLIISLLICWLIPLVIADQINPEETERVILYTAAGVPSPINLSSLNNSAVSENCTVVLRAPQLNFLVVEIPVNNSSFYQNELLKISGINNIEPDPIRIPDFFSSTPVSNVSISEQWAFNRTDFPQAWTLLKPGLSSPVSIAIIDTGVDSSHPELKPFINQHGFDWVDNSTIMQDVDGHGTYLAGIVCAIVNGDQNSSTERNLTIIPERVGTNATGIYASRSAVAIQHAADNGAKIILMGYGGSGQCPAEEAAISYALSKGSLLIAPAGNEASNEGHYPSDYDGVISVGSTAKTDGLSYYSNYGIFVDLVAPGEGVLSVWPDNTMRTGTGTSPSTALVTGAAALISSVNPDLNKDEIRSILESTSHDLGRTGRDIYYGYGLLDAGVAVAEAEKQHTNVQSSYSLNLSSGLDQIKRSGSFGKGIIGINLSPGWNFVSVPSFPASGKTGGDLFQGINTDGHTIWKYNAVDQDWVAVEKQTNLTPLEGFLLYSDRQSSLPLVLDNRTKAHELNMSCGWNLVGLPNMSPMTAKDALSPISKNWVSLLQYNSTKQNYDPAIIPGANGSHSDSRMLSPFSAYWVYMNAGAIYHPV is encoded by the coding sequence GTGGGGTCTTATGAAACATACTGCAGGCGATATAGCGTAAGCGGTATCGTTCTGATAATATCTCTGCTCATCTGTTGGTTGATTCCTCTGGTTATTGCTGACCAGATCAACCCAGAAGAGACCGAACGGGTCATCCTCTATACAGCAGCTGGTGTGCCGTCCCCGATAAACCTCTCCTCATTAAATAATTCTGCAGTATCTGAAAATTGTACTGTTGTTCTTCGTGCGCCACAGTTGAATTTTCTTGTAGTAGAAATACCTGTGAACAATTCGTCTTTCTACCAGAATGAACTTCTCAAAATATCAGGAATTAACAATATTGAACCGGATCCTATCCGGATTCCAGATTTTTTTTCTAGTACCCCTGTATCCAATGTGAGCATTTCTGAGCAATGGGCTTTCAACCGGACAGATTTCCCTCAGGCATGGACCCTTCTCAAGCCCGGGCTTTCAAGTCCGGTTTCAATTGCAATTATCGATACAGGAGTAGACTCATCTCATCCTGAACTGAAACCGTTTATTAACCAGCATGGATTTGACTGGGTTGATAACAGCACAATAATGCAGGATGTTGATGGGCATGGAACATATCTCGCTGGAATCGTATGTGCTATTGTGAATGGTGACCAGAATTCTTCTACAGAAAGAAATCTCACTATCATTCCTGAGAGGGTCGGTACCAATGCTACGGGTATCTATGCCTCCCGTTCAGCTGTAGCAATTCAACATGCTGCAGATAACGGTGCCAAGATAATTTTAATGGGATATGGAGGATCAGGACAGTGTCCAGCTGAAGAGGCAGCGATATCCTATGCATTAAGCAAAGGTTCTCTTCTCATTGCACCTGCAGGTAATGAGGCATCCAACGAAGGACATTATCCTTCAGATTATGATGGCGTTATCTCTGTTGGTTCAACAGCAAAAACTGATGGACTCTCCTATTACTCTAATTATGGTATCTTTGTTGATCTCGTAGCCCCGGGAGAGGGTGTTCTCTCTGTGTGGCCAGACAATACAATGAGAACAGGTACAGGAACAAGCCCGTCCACAGCACTCGTTACCGGGGCAGCAGCCCTGATATCTAGTGTTAATCCGGATTTAAACAAAGATGAGATCAGATCAATCCTTGAATCAACATCTCATGATCTTGGAAGGACGGGGCGGGATATTTACTATGGGTATGGTCTTCTTGATGCCGGTGTTGCTGTCGCTGAAGCAGAAAAACAGCATACGAATGTGCAAAGCTCATATTCACTAAATCTATCATCCGGATTGGATCAGATCAAACGCAGTGGTTCTTTTGGAAAAGGAATTATTGGGATAAATTTGAGTCCTGGTTGGAATTTTGTATCAGTTCCATCATTTCCTGCTTCAGGCAAGACTGGTGGTGATCTCTTTCAGGGTATCAATACCGACGGGCATACAATATGGAAATATAATGCCGTCGACCAGGACTGGGTCGCAGTAGAAAAGCAGACCAACCTGACTCCTCTTGAAGGATTCCTACTTTACTCAGATAGGCAGAGTTCGCTGCCGCTGGTCCTGGATAACCGAACCAAAGCACATGAACTTAATATGAGTTGCGGATGGAATCTGGTGGGACTGCCAAACATGTCTCCCATGACTGCGAAAGATGCCCTTTCTCCAATATCAAAGAACTGGGTCTCACTCCTTCAGTATAACAGCACTAAACAGAATTATGATCCTGCGATAATTCCCGGAGCTAATGGCTCTCACTCTGACTCGCGAATGCTTTCGCCCTTTTCAGCATATTGGGTTTACATGAATGCTGGAGCCATCTACCATCCTGTCTGA
- a CDS encoding S8 family peptidase, translating into MILSHNCRSLLFFSLILLTSLLPSQIFADDSFTGLIDDDISSNSSHESVLPVSSSWKDKLSSDLLQLVAPSVSSSGSTAAGLTREMELMGELRFDTQNRSEVHVAISLIEGSSLGNVTRYLNESRSDPGFGLINGWVRTDQISNLSSLPEVREIHILLPPVGSGIIQTTNQTTKSDSKYLINQMSEEQPAISPECNDDLGSSVNSSQAVNISDNSWKRKLSTDLVQLLDDKYLSPGQSSGNAADLMRATGELRGLNNNQSEVMITTRINSGSSLVPVRSYFNSADSDSRYGRISGWMTLQNLSRVAKEPAVLSVMSQLPAFTSRVTTDGDDILHTRELRNSTNLSGKGVKVGIISDGVSSLDNVVSSGELPSGIHVISNNIGGDEGTAMLQVVHDIAPDAELYFSDRGSSQIEFVQAMDQLISDGCKIICDDITYVEPFFEDGYIARNIRDRILSYDILYITSAGNFAQEHYQAPFHGYMNQGYLWHDFQGTNGSKDLKFTAPPHSAGHVILQWDDRFSESSNNYDLFLYNDEMREIGRSVKIQDGDDDPMEYCRFINENDSSKNFFVRVVQAGGENRTIELYVLPVGGSQVLMDPCVPEDSMFGQQAVAEAISVGAVVPDLNTTTIEPYSSRGPITIKYPAPELRQKPELSAPDNVLVSTGKGILGSFSGTSASAPHIAGMSALLWEADPDLKANDVKNRLINASPVSGSGWNPETGYGIPDARLLIPANYTMNRSLDPCLVVNDSRLSKPREVEQPDLLALYAGWNMISIPYPLREGNNTGSIFSAVNTTSHTIWRYSSDSRHWDPVGTSDILHQMDVIWVHAENRTDICLTYDDNRRNMTARHLTEGWNPLGIPGRNTLTASDLLAPLGSSWSYVLVYDSREQQFRQIIINGGTGAYSDARLLYPTEGFWIYMNSPGIIIP; encoded by the coding sequence ATGATACTATCTCATAATTGCAGATCCTTGCTATTTTTCTCTCTTATACTTCTGACATCTCTTCTTCCTTCCCAGATTTTTGCAGATGATTCCTTTACCGGATTAATAGATGATGATATATCGTCAAACAGTTCACATGAATCAGTTCTCCCTGTTTCCTCTTCCTGGAAGGATAAATTATCAAGTGATCTGCTTCAACTTGTAGCCCCCTCTGTCTCTTCATCCGGTAGTACCGCTGCAGGTCTTACCCGCGAGATGGAACTCATGGGCGAGCTCAGATTTGATACACAGAACCGTTCTGAAGTTCATGTTGCTATCAGCCTGATTGAGGGTAGTTCTCTCGGCAATGTTACCAGGTATCTGAATGAATCGAGATCAGATCCTGGGTTTGGATTAATTAATGGATGGGTCCGGACTGATCAGATTTCCAACCTTTCATCTCTTCCAGAAGTCAGGGAGATTCATATACTTCTCCCACCGGTTGGTTCAGGGATTATTCAAACCACAAACCAGACTACTAAATCCGATTCTAAATATCTCATAAATCAGATGTCTGAAGAACAGCCCGCCATTTCACCAGAATGTAATGATGATCTGGGGTCCTCAGTTAACTCAAGTCAGGCTGTGAATATTTCAGATAATTCGTGGAAAAGAAAACTCTCAACTGATCTTGTTCAACTTCTTGACGACAAATATCTCTCTCCCGGTCAATCGTCAGGGAATGCTGCTGACCTGATGCGAGCGACTGGTGAACTGCGAGGGTTAAATAATAATCAGAGTGAGGTGATGATTACCACCCGTATCAACTCTGGTTCATCTTTAGTGCCTGTACGATCGTACTTCAATAGCGCTGATTCTGACAGCCGGTATGGCCGTATTTCAGGTTGGATGACTCTTCAGAATCTTTCCCGGGTTGCAAAGGAACCTGCAGTGTTATCTGTGATGTCTCAACTCCCTGCTTTCACGTCACGTGTCACAACTGATGGGGATGATATTCTTCATACTCGTGAACTTCGGAATTCCACAAATCTTTCAGGAAAAGGAGTAAAGGTGGGTATCATATCAGATGGCGTATCCAGTCTGGATAATGTCGTCAGTAGTGGAGAACTCCCTTCAGGGATTCACGTAATCAGTAACAATATTGGTGGTGATGAGGGTACAGCGATGCTTCAGGTTGTACATGATATCGCACCTGATGCAGAACTCTACTTTTCTGATCGTGGTTCCAGTCAAATCGAGTTTGTTCAGGCGATGGATCAATTGATCAGTGACGGATGTAAGATCATCTGTGATGACATAACCTACGTTGAACCTTTTTTTGAAGATGGTTACATCGCCCGTAATATCAGGGATCGGATTCTTTCTTATGATATATTGTATATCACTTCAGCTGGTAACTTTGCCCAGGAGCACTATCAGGCTCCATTTCATGGGTACATGAATCAGGGATATCTTTGGCATGACTTTCAGGGTACAAATGGCTCTAAAGACCTGAAATTTACTGCACCACCTCATTCTGCAGGGCATGTTATTTTGCAATGGGATGATCGGTTCTCCGAATCCTCAAACAATTATGATCTCTTCCTCTATAATGACGAGATGCGTGAGATTGGCAGGAGTGTAAAAATTCAGGACGGGGATGACGATCCGATGGAGTACTGTCGATTTATAAACGAAAATGACAGTTCTAAAAATTTCTTTGTCAGGGTAGTTCAGGCCGGGGGAGAGAACAGGACCATTGAACTATATGTTCTGCCAGTTGGAGGAAGTCAGGTTTTGATGGACCCCTGTGTCCCTGAAGATTCCATGTTTGGTCAACAGGCTGTTGCTGAAGCAATATCGGTAGGTGCTGTGGTTCCTGATCTGAACACAACTACAATAGAGCCGTACTCTTCTCGCGGTCCGATTACAATAAAATATCCGGCCCCGGAACTCAGGCAAAAACCTGAACTCTCTGCACCAGATAATGTACTGGTAAGTACAGGAAAGGGAATTCTCGGATCCTTCTCCGGGACAAGTGCTTCTGCTCCCCATATTGCCGGTATGAGCGCTCTTCTCTGGGAGGCAGATCCTGATCTCAAAGCAAATGATGTGAAGAATAGACTCATAAACGCTTCACCTGTTTCAGGTTCTGGTTGGAATCCCGAGACTGGATATGGCATACCCGATGCCCGACTTCTCATCCCTGCAAATTACACAATGAACCGGTCTTTAGATCCCTGTCTGGTAGTAAATGACTCACGTCTTTCTAAACCCAGAGAGGTAGAACAACCTGACCTCCTTGCCCTGTATGCAGGATGGAATATGATTTCAATTCCGTATCCGCTCAGGGAAGGGAATAATACCGGGAGTATTTTCTCGGCTGTTAATACAACAAGTCACACTATCTGGCGATATTCATCTGATTCCCGGCACTGGGATCCTGTGGGAACCAGTGACATTCTTCACCAGATGGATGTAATCTGGGTCCATGCGGAGAATCGTACTGATATCTGCCTGACCTATGATGATAATCGGAGAAATATGACTGCGCGACATCTTACAGAGGGGTGGAATCCTCTTGGTATCCCTGGAAGAAACACCCTTACTGCCTCAGATCTTCTTGCTCCTCTCGGTTCTTCCTGGTCATATGTTCTGGTTTATGATTCCCGGGAGCAGCAATTTCGCCAGATTATTATTAATGGAGGAACAGGCGCGTATTCTGATGCTCGGCTTCTGTATCCCACAGAGGGTTTCTGGATTTATATGAATAGCCCGGGTATTATTATTCCATGA
- a CDS encoding AIR synthase-related protein has protein sequence MDVEGYVRRNIESGRAEAEIVRDLSSRIREIKSVSQEYAEQFAHAVITEVKNTSNLTSDLLTCTKADVAMGEFGVGSRGTGDFYAHRKIAEIIGKTGANVGVDEMDDAGVVEAGGRYIISTVDGMHSRLSDFPFLAGFHVTRATLRDCYVMGAKPVMLFSDIHVADDGDVSKIFDYTAGITTVGEVMQVPLVSGSTLRIGGDMVIGERLTGCVGCVGVADHITARREARSGDVLLMTEGAGGGTIATTALYYGYPEIVDRTINLQFLKGADALLKSDVLNQIHAMTDVTNGGLRGDIFEMAETAGSRFIVEEEEVLGLVDPVVRTMLEELEIDPLGVSLDAMLVVAPEATICSVKKVLDQAGVRTAEIGRVETGRAEPVLVRDGKETEFRPRFREAAYTPLKKLVDKESRDFEEMREGVDRAATAALAKKNRMIARIGKLDLHYPNIR, from the coding sequence ATGGATGTTGAAGGCTATGTCCGGCGAAATATAGAATCTGGTCGGGCAGAGGCTGAAATAGTAAGGGATCTCTCATCACGGATTCGTGAGATCAAATCAGTATCACAGGAATATGCTGAACAGTTTGCGCACGCAGTCATCACTGAAGTAAAAAATACCAGTAACCTTACCAGCGATCTTCTTACCTGTACAAAAGCAGATGTGGCAATGGGAGAGTTTGGTGTTGGTTCACGAGGAACGGGTGATTTTTACGCACATCGCAAAATAGCAGAGATCATAGGGAAGACTGGTGCAAATGTCGGGGTCGATGAAATGGACGATGCCGGTGTTGTCGAAGCAGGGGGGAGATACATCATCAGTACCGTGGACGGGATGCACTCCCGGCTCAGTGATTTTCCTTTTCTTGCTGGATTTCATGTAACCAGAGCAACCCTTCGTGATTGTTATGTCATGGGTGCAAAGCCTGTGATGCTCTTTTCAGACATCCATGTCGCTGATGACGGGGATGTCTCTAAAATTTTCGATTATACTGCAGGTATCACTACAGTGGGAGAAGTGATGCAAGTACCGCTTGTGTCAGGATCAACTCTTCGTATCGGCGGTGATATGGTGATAGGAGAACGTCTCACAGGATGTGTAGGGTGTGTAGGAGTTGCTGATCATATCACTGCCCGTAGAGAAGCCAGATCTGGTGATGTCCTTCTTATGACCGAAGGAGCCGGGGGGGGAACCATTGCGACTACTGCTCTCTATTATGGATATCCTGAAATCGTGGACAGGACCATCAACCTCCAGTTTCTGAAAGGGGCTGATGCCCTGTTAAAAAGTGATGTATTGAACCAGATTCATGCAATGACTGATGTAACAAACGGAGGACTGAGAGGAGATATCTTCGAAATGGCGGAGACCGCAGGATCCCGATTCATCGTCGAAGAAGAAGAGGTTCTGGGACTGGTTGATCCTGTGGTTAGAACGATGCTCGAAGAACTGGAGATTGATCCTCTCGGTGTTTCACTTGATGCAATGCTAGTAGTTGCCCCTGAAGCGACTATCTGTAGCGTAAAGAAAGTTTTGGACCAGGCAGGAGTCAGGACTGCTGAGATTGGACGGGTCGAAACCGGCAGGGCAGAACCAGTACTGGTTAGAGATGGAAAAGAAACAGAATTCAGACCACGGTTTAGAGAGGCAGCATATACACCTCTTAAAAAACTGGTGGACAAAGAAAGCCGGGATTTTGAAGAGATGCGTGAAGGAGTTGACCGGGCAGCAACCGCAGCTCTCGCTAAGAAGAATCGGATGATTGCACGGATAGGAAAGTTAGACTTACATTACCCTAATATCAGGTAA
- a CDS encoding tetratricopeptide repeat protein: protein MGLDDSFHEGLKAFRDGRYQEAIQLLHESVAANEQNHKAWNALGVTYTKLGELENALNCYENALKYDPGNLSYEQNRDQIVKKAFKKINPPEEDRIPEKNQDKQTNWIIPYQKYLIPSAVLILVVILAIFLLVIPSFTGNPNVPPSHSQTPVQTVVPESTPISSGNETQTNNSNESTTSDNPNTESSTGSGGQQPSLVIRGDLNGKYTKGLSELTFTIILTDGSQPQYLPRVSYLWSAGTMDPITVLPANPASGTIKPGDEQEVTLQIPAEQQPRGGEKFSLEIRPPTGLPAFYSMTLPDNYRGGIITNPLSGNMGYSSSGSTQSGVPVSSLVVDDSVNGFYSGELEELSFTLREQATGSPQDISDITYMLSVNDGTPVKITKKLPASGTINPGEQQLVTLSIPEDYRPRGGDTFTLDIKPDNGSSVQIRKTLSSAYKGGIIA from the coding sequence ATGGGATTAGATGATTCATTTCACGAAGGACTGAAAGCTTTTCGTGACGGACGATATCAGGAAGCCATTCAGTTACTGCATGAATCTGTGGCAGCTAACGAACAGAATCATAAAGCATGGAATGCTCTGGGTGTTACATATACTAAACTTGGAGAACTAGAGAATGCCCTGAACTGTTATGAGAATGCACTCAAATATGATCCTGGTAATCTCTCATATGAGCAGAATCGCGATCAGATCGTTAAAAAAGCTTTCAAGAAGATAAATCCACCTGAAGAGGATAGAATCCCGGAAAAAAACCAGGATAAACAAACCAACTGGATAATCCCGTATCAAAAATACCTCATACCGTCTGCTGTGTTGATCTTAGTTGTGATTCTGGCAATCTTTTTGCTTGTTATACCTTCATTTACTGGCAATCCTAATGTACCGCCTTCCCATTCTCAAACACCGGTTCAAACAGTAGTTCCAGAATCTACTCCCATTTCTTCTGGTAATGAAACTCAAACCAATAATTCTAATGAGTCTACTACATCTGATAATCCAAACACGGAGTCATCAACAGGTTCAGGCGGACAACAGCCATCCCTTGTTATCAGAGGTGATCTGAATGGAAAATATACTAAAGGGCTTTCAGAATTAACCTTTACAATTATTCTGACTGATGGCAGTCAGCCACAATATTTGCCACGGGTCAGTTATCTCTGGTCAGCTGGCACGATGGATCCTATAACAGTTCTTCCTGCAAACCCGGCATCAGGAACTATCAAGCCAGGTGACGAACAGGAGGTTACGTTGCAGATTCCAGCCGAACAACAGCCACGTGGTGGTGAAAAATTCAGTCTTGAGATCCGGCCACCAACAGGATTGCCTGCATTTTATTCAATGACCCTTCCTGATAATTACCGGGGTGGTATCATTACAAATCCATTGTCTGGAAATATGGGTTATTCTTCGTCCGGTTCTACTCAGTCTGGTGTACCGGTATCCAGTCTTGTCGTTGATGATTCAGTGAATGGTTTTTATTCAGGAGAACTTGAGGAGTTGTCATTTACTCTTCGTGAACAGGCTACCGGATCGCCTCAGGATATTTCTGATATTACATACATGCTCTCGGTGAATGATGGAACCCCTGTAAAGATTACTAAAAAGCTCCCGGCATCAGGAACGATTAATCCGGGTGAACAACAGCTTGTAACGTTAAGTATACCTGAAGATTACCGTCCACGCGGAGGGGATACATTCACTCTTGATATTAAACCAGATAATGGATCGTCTGTTCAAATTCGTAAGACATTATCATCTGCATATAAAGGTGGAATAATCGCATAA
- the uvrA gene encoding excinuclease ABC subunit UvrA, producing MHPSDEGVVEKKTPGHTGGRLLIKGAREHNLKNITIAIPRDELVVITGLSGSGKSTLAFDTIYAEGQRRYVESLSSYARQFLGLMNKPDVDSIEGLSPAISIEQKSTSKNPRSTVGTVTEIYDYLRLLYARIGIAYCPEHNLPIIAQSPEKITEKIEEEFSGMITILAPLVRKKKGTYQQLFKDLNKEGFARVRVNGEIYRTEDEIVLERYKMHTIDLVVDRLDSSDHSRIVEAIEQATTRSDGLVIVVGEEGIDHLYSAKMACPICGMTFEELQPRMFSFNSPFGACPECKGLGIRMDFDSGLIIPDKEKSIAEGAIATYRNFLDGYRSQLVGAVAEHFGFTIHTPIKDLTPKQFEVLMFGSPDQINFHMSYKQGQGTWSHKGTWEGLLPQAERLYQQTESEYRKRELEKFMRISECPVCHGKRLKETVLAVRIAGHSIVDVTDLSISSCIRFFETLQLTDKEREIAQQVLKEIQSRLIFLQRVGLGYLTLSRTAGSLSGGEAQRIRLATQIGANLMGVLYVLDEPSIGLHQRDNNRLIETLRQLRDLGNTLIVVEHDEDTIRAADWVIDMGPGAGTHGGAVVAEGTPDEVEKHPESLTGAYLSGRMKIEVPQKRRTSKRFITINGCRANNLKGVSARIPMGTLTLVSGVSGSGKSTLIYDTLYPALQKAVYNSRVDVGAHDELIFDEEVDKVIVIDQSPIGRTPRSNPATYTKVFDEIRTLYAETKEAKVRGYKSGRFSFNVKGGRCEACQGDGLIKIEMNFLPDVYIECEECKGKRYNRETLEVKYKGKSIADALAMSVEEAMEIFGNIPKIRNKLQTLLDVGLGYIKLGQSATTLSGGEAQRIKLTRELSKRATGKTVYLLDEPTTGLHFHDVRKLITVLDGLVEKGNTVIVIEHNLDVIKSADYIIDLGPEGGDAGGEIIVSGTPEEIAQNTKSYTGMFLKKLLPLQEKPIKNKTGKVRVSAKKNK from the coding sequence ATTCATCCATCTGATGAAGGAGTTGTTGAAAAAAAAACTCCCGGACACACAGGTGGACGACTTCTAATCAAAGGAGCACGCGAGCATAACCTCAAAAATATTACCATCGCTATCCCGCGTGACGAACTGGTGGTTATTACTGGTTTGTCAGGATCAGGAAAATCCACCCTTGCCTTTGATACGATATATGCTGAGGGACAGCGCAGGTATGTAGAATCCCTCTCCTCGTACGCAAGGCAGTTCCTCGGCCTAATGAACAAACCCGATGTGGACAGCATCGAAGGTCTCTCACCAGCAATATCCATTGAGCAGAAGTCAACAAGTAAAAATCCACGATCTACAGTGGGAACGGTTACAGAGATCTATGATTACCTCCGTCTTTTGTATGCCCGTATCGGAATCGCTTATTGCCCTGAACATAATCTCCCTATCATTGCACAGTCACCTGAGAAGATAACAGAGAAGATAGAAGAGGAATTTTCAGGGATGATAACTATCCTGGCACCATTAGTCAGGAAGAAAAAGGGAACATATCAGCAACTCTTTAAAGACTTAAACAAGGAAGGATTTGCAAGAGTCAGGGTCAATGGTGAAATATACCGGACAGAAGACGAGATTGTTCTGGAACGGTACAAGATGCATACTATCGACCTCGTAGTCGATCGTCTTGATTCATCAGATCATTCACGTATTGTTGAAGCTATAGAGCAGGCAACAACAAGATCAGATGGCCTTGTTATCGTAGTAGGGGAAGAAGGAATTGATCATCTCTACTCTGCTAAGATGGCCTGCCCGATCTGTGGTATGACCTTTGAAGAACTTCAGCCACGGATGTTCTCATTCAACAGTCCATTCGGAGCCTGTCCCGAATGTAAGGGTCTTGGAATAAGAATGGACTTTGACTCAGGCCTGATTATTCCAGATAAAGAGAAGTCTATTGCAGAAGGAGCTATTGCTACTTACCGTAATTTCCTGGACGGATACCGTTCCCAACTTGTTGGAGCAGTAGCCGAACATTTCGGCTTTACTATTCATACCCCGATTAAAGACCTTACCCCTAAACAATTTGAAGTCCTGATGTTCGGCTCACCAGATCAGATCAACTTTCACATGAGTTACAAACAGGGGCAGGGGACCTGGTCACACAAAGGTACCTGGGAAGGGCTGCTTCCTCAGGCAGAGCGACTCTATCAACAGACCGAATCAGAGTATCGCAAACGTGAACTCGAAAAGTTTATGCGGATCAGCGAATGTCCGGTTTGTCACGGAAAACGCCTGAAAGAGACTGTACTTGCCGTCAGGATAGCCGGACATTCGATCGTGGATGTAACTGATCTCTCAATTTCTTCATGTATCAGGTTTTTTGAAACTCTCCAGTTGACAGATAAAGAGCGGGAGATCGCCCAGCAGGTTCTGAAAGAGATTCAGTCACGACTCATCTTCCTGCAGAGGGTTGGACTCGGTTATCTCACACTCTCCCGAACTGCCGGGAGTCTTTCTGGTGGAGAAGCACAGCGGATAAGACTTGCAACCCAGATCGGTGCAAATCTCATGGGAGTGCTCTATGTCCTTGATGAACCATCTATCGGACTTCATCAGCGTGATAATAACCGTTTAATCGAAACACTCCGTCAGCTCCGTGATCTCGGTAATACGCTCATCGTTGTCGAGCACGACGAAGATACCATCAGGGCAGCAGACTGGGTTATTGATATGGGGCCTGGAGCAGGTACCCATGGTGGCGCTGTAGTCGCCGAAGGCACACCTGACGAGGTAGAAAAACATCCTGAATCATTAACCGGGGCGTATCTGTCAGGAAGGATGAAGATAGAGGTTCCGCAGAAACGTAGAACCAGTAAACGGTTTATCACAATCAATGGTTGTCGAGCCAATAACCTCAAGGGAGTATCAGCCAGAATTCCAATGGGGACACTCACACTCGTATCAGGAGTTTCAGGATCTGGAAAATCCACCCTCATTTACGATACACTCTATCCTGCTCTTCAAAAGGCAGTATACAACTCCCGTGTTGACGTGGGCGCTCATGATGAACTTATCTTTGATGAAGAGGTCGACAAAGTAATTGTCATTGATCAATCACCAATAGGCCGCACACCTCGATCCAACCCGGCAACCTACACCAAAGTTTTTGATGAGATCAGGACTCTATATGCAGAAACAAAAGAGGCAAAAGTCAGGGGATATAAATCAGGACGTTTCTCATTCAACGTAAAAGGAGGACGCTGCGAAGCCTGCCAGGGAGACGGATTGATCAAGATAGAGATGAATTTCCTGCCTGATGTGTACATTGAATGCGAAGAATGTAAAGGGAAAAGATATAACAGAGAAACCCTTGAAGTAAAATACAAGGGGAAATCCATCGCAGATGCCCTCGCAATGAGCGTAGAAGAGGCGATGGAGATCTTTGGAAATATCCCTAAGATCAGAAATAAACTCCAGACACTGCTCGACGTGGGTCTTGGATACATCAAACTTGGACAAAGTGCAACAACACTCTCCGGCGGTGAAGCTCAACGGATTAAACTGACCCGTGAACTCTCAAAGCGAGCCACAGGGAAAACAGTATACCTTCTTGATGAGCCGACAACAGGGCTTCATTTCCACGATGTTCGAAAACTGATTACTGTCCTGGACGGACTAGTTGAAAAGGGTAATACAGTTATCGTTATTGAACATAATCTGGATGTTATTAAGTCAGCCGATTATATTATAGATTTAGGGCCAGAAGGAGGAGATGCCGGGGGTGAGATTATTGTGTCAGGTACTCCTGAAGAGATTGCTCAAAATACAAAGAGTTATACTGGGATGTTTCTTAAAAAACTGCTTCCCCTTCAGGAAAAACCAATTAAAAATAAAACCGGAAAAGTCCGAGTATCAGCTAAAAAGAATAAATAA